A segment of the Desulfuromonas acetoxidans DSM 684 genome:
ATCGCAACCCGCTGAAGATTTCGCTGAAGTGCTCGCCGAAACAGAACAGGATAAGGCCGGAGAAGACGTATGAAGATGCTGCGTCTGCTGTTTGCCCTCGGCCTGATTCTTTTGCCAGCCACCGGCTGGGCAATTGACCTGCCGACCATCACCCTCGGTGTGGAAAATGCCGCGACGCCCAACGAAGTGTCGATGGCGGTGCAGATTCTTTTGGTTCTGACCATTCTGTCGGTGGCACCGGCGATTTTGCTGATGACCACGGCGTTTGTCCGCGTGGTCGTGGTACTGTCGTTTATCCGTCAGGCCATGGGCACCCAGCAGATGCCTCCCAATCAGGTCATTGTTGGCTTGTCGCTGTTTTTGACCTTTTTTATCATGGCTCCGGTCTATAGCGTGGTCAATGAACGGGCCGTGCAGCCCTATCTGTCCGGGGAGATTGATCAGGCCCAGGCGTTGACGGAGGCCGTCAATCCGGTGCGTGATTTTATGTATTCACAGACACGCGAAAAAGATCTGGCCCTACTGGTGGATATTGCCGGCAACGATCGACCGGACACCATCGATGATGTGCCGACGACAACTCTGATTCCGGCATTTATGCTGTCGGAGCTCAATCGGGCCTTTCAGATCGGTTTTATGGTTTATGTGCCGTTTCTGGTCATCGATATGGTGGTTGCTTCGGTGTTGATGTCCATGGGCATGATGATGTTGCCGCCGCCGATCATTTCGTTGCCGTTCAAGCTGTTGCTGTTTGTTCTTGTTGACGGCTGGGGGCTGGTTGTTGGCTCGTTGGTCAAAAGTTTTTCCTGATTGGTCGTACCCGGCTGTGAGTTGTCTTTGAGCAAAGGAGGTCGACATGACACCTGAATTCGTCATTGATTTGGGCCGCAATGCGGTAAAAACCGTGTTGTTGATTTCGTCTCCGATGCTGTTGTCCGGTTTGATCATCGGTCTGCTGGTAAGTATTTTTCAGGCCGCCACCCAGATCAATGAACAGACCATGACCTTTATTCCGAAAATTGTCGCCGTCCTGGTGTCGTTGATTCTGTTTGCGCCGTGGATTATCCGGCTGATGTTATCCTTTACCGAAAACGTTTTTAACGGCATCACTTTGCTCGGGGGATAGAACGCAGTGGAGCTGCTGTTATTCCCCGTTGATAAATTGCAGCTGGCGTTGATCTGCCTGGCGCGTGTTGCGGCGATTCTTGGCAGTATGCCGGTTTTTGGCAGCGGTCAGGTGCCGGCGCGGGCCAAGGTCATTCTGGCTCTGTTCATGACGTTTCTGATCTTTCCCGGTGTCGAACCCCTGCTGCCCTCGTACTCCTTTGAACCGCTGCCGTTGATGCTGCTGATCGCCAATGAAGCGTTGCTGGGTATTATGATGGGTTTTATTGCCCGACTGATTTTTACCGCAGTCGAATTTGGCGGCACCATTGTCGGCTATCAGATGGGGTTTGCAGCCGCCAATGTCTATGACCCGCAAAACCAGCGTCAGGTCTCACTGATCTCGCAGTTTCAGAATGTTTTTGCCATCCTGGTGTTTCTGGCTCTGGATGTGCATCATCTGTTCATCGAAGCCATGGTCGATTCCTATCGCCAGTTGCCGCCCGGTTTGCTTGATTTCTCTTCCGAGGCGGTGCCGTTTATTATGGAGTTGACCGGGCACATGTTTGTCCTGGCTATCCGCTTCAGCGCCCCGATCCTTGCTGTGCTGTTGTTGTCAGGGCTGGTGCTGGGCATTCTGGCGCGGGTGTTTCCGCAGCTGAATGTCTTTTTGTTGTCGTTCCCCATCAATATCGGCATGGCGTTTATTATTATCGGTCTGACCATGAACATGGTCGTGGCTATGCTGAACCGGGAGTTCTTTGCGCTTCCGGAAACATTCGCTCAATTGTTGTATTACCTGAAGAATTAAAGCAAAGGATGGTCGTATGATCATCGATTGCAGGAGCTTGGATGGCTGAGGAGTCTGGACAGGAACGGACTGAAGAAGCCACCAGTAAGCGGCGAGAGGATTTTCGCAAAAAAGGTCAGGTGGCCCAGAGTAAAGAGGTCAACACGGCCGCATTGCTGAGCCTGTCTCTGCTGCTGTGGTACTTCTACGGCGGATCATTCTGGAGTCAGTTGTCGTGGCTGGTGTCCCATTTTTGGGAGCAGTCCGGCTCACTGGCCGTAACGCCTCAGTCCGTCGTGCAGATTCTGCTGTTTGTCCTGCAGAAAACCGCCGTGTTGTTGTCTCCGTTGTTTCTCATGGTGCTGGTGGTCGGCTTTTTTGCCAGCTTTCTCCAGATTGGCTGGCTGTTTACCGGCAAGCCGTTGATGCCGGATCTCACCAAGCTCGACCCCATCAAAGGGGCGGGTCGGTTTGTCTCCAAGCGCTCCCTTGTCGAATTGGTTAAATCCCTGGCCAAGGTTGCCCTGGTCGGTTATGTCGCCTACAAGACCGTGTACAGTGAATTTGACAATGCGCTGTATCTGGTCGATATGGATGTCATTGAAACGCTCTATTATGTCGGACGCGTGGCCATGGCTGTTCTGATGAAAAGCTGCGGCATCATGATTCTTCTCGCCCTGCTGGATTTTATGTTTGTGCGCTGGGAGATGGAAGAGAAGATGAAAATGACCAAACAGGAACAGAAAGAGGAGTTCAAGGAGAGCGAAGGGGATCCGCACCTTAAGGCCAAAGTTCGTTCTATCCAACAGCAGATGGCTCGACGACGTATGATGGCTGAAGTCCCCAAAGCCGATGTGGTTATCACCAACCCGACCCACCTTTCCGTTGCGATAAAATATGAGCAGGGTGAAATGGATGCTCCGGTGATTATTGCCAAAGGTGCGGATAATCTCGCCATGAAAATTCGTGAGATCGCACGGGAAAATTCTGTTCCGCTTGTAGAAAATGTCGATGTGGCACGAGCTTTGTATAAAGTTGAAGTTGGGGAAGTTGTTCCCGAGCAAATGTTCCAGGCCGTGGCCGAAATTTTAGCTTATGTCTACAGCCTCAAACGCAAATCGTGACAGATTCGTCGGGGTAAAAATACCCCATCATTTTGGCGGCCAGTCTTAGGCTGTTTAGTGAAATAATTTGTGATTGTGTAATTCATGCTTGAAGCGTTAGCGGAAAATAAATGGGTTCGTCTGATTGTCCGTAGTGACATCATGGTCTCGCTCGGCCTGGTGATGGTGCTGATGCTGATGATCATTCCGCTGCCGCCGGTTTTGCTTGATATTTTCCTGTCGCTCAACATCACCCTGGCTCTGCTGATCCTGATCATTAGCCTGTACACGGCGAAATCCGTTGAGTTTGCCGTGTTCCCTGCGGTTCTGCTGGCCACCACGTTGTTCCGATTGTCTCTCAATGTGGCGTCAACCCGCCTGATTTTGCTGCATGGCGAAGAGGGGCCCAGTGCCGCCGGTTCGGTGATCATGTCGTTCGGCCAGTTTGTGGTTGGTGGTAACTACGTGGTTGGCCTGGTTATTTTCGTTATCCTGGTGTTGATCAACTTTATGGTTATTACCAAGGGTGCCGGGCGTGTTGCCGAAGTTGCCGCCCGTTTTACCCTGGATGCCATGCCCGGTAAACAGATGGCCATTGATGCCGATTTGAACGCCGGCCTGATCAATGATCAGGAGGCCAAGGTGCGACGGGCCGAAATCGCCAACGAAGCCGACTTCTACGGGGCCATGGATGGTGCCAGTAAGTTCGTGCGCGGCGATGCCATTGCCGGGATTATTATCACCCTGATCAATATCGGCGCAGGTTTTATCATCGGCGTTGTCCAGAAGGGGATGCCAGCCATTGAGGCGGCACAAAACTACACGATTCTCACGGTTGGTGATGGTCTGGTCGGCCAAGTCCCGGCACTGATCATCTCCACTGCTGCAGGTATTCTCGTTACCCGGACTGCGGGTACCGGCGATTTTGGTACCGACCTCAAAGCGCAGTTCAGTGTTCATCCCCAGGCGGTTTGGGTGGTCTCAGTGATCCTGCTGGCCTTTGCCCTGATTCCCGGTTTGCCGTTTGCTCCCTTTCTCATCCTGTCGGCATTGCTGGCGTTTATCGCGTTTCAGTTGCAGAAGACCCAGGCCCAGGAGCAGGAGGCTGCTGAAGCTATTTCGATGGAACAGGCCCGTCCTGAAGCGCGGGAAAAAGAAGATGATTACGATGAGATGCTCAATGTCGACCTGCTCGAACTCGAGGTCGGCTATGGGTTGATCCCGTTTGTTGATGCCGCCCAGGATGGCGAGTTGCTCGAACGGATTCGTTCGATTCGCAAACAGTTTGCTTTGGATTCCGGTTTTATCGTGCCGCCGGTGCATATCAAAGATAACCTGCAGCTCAAACCCAACGAATATAACTTTATGCTCAAAGGGGTCAAGGTTGCCGGAGCCGAGATGCTCCCCGGCCATTTCATGGCTATGAATCCGGGCATGGCTACTGAGACCATCAAAGGGGTTGCCACTGAAGAGCCTGCATTTGGTCTCCCTGCCACCTGGATCTCGGAAGATAAAAAAGAGCGAGCCCAGATTGCCGGTTATACGGTGGTCGACTGTACCACTGTGATGGCGACACACATCAGCGAGATTATCAAACGCTATGCCTATGAACTTTTAGGCCGCCAAGAGGTACAGAACTTGCTTGATAATCTTAAGAAGAGTTATCCCAAGCTGGTGGAGGAGTTGGTTCCCGAGCCGTTGAACCTTGGTCTGATCATGCGGGTTCTGCAGAATCTGCTGCGTGAAGATGTGTCGATTCGCGATTTGCGCACCATTCTCGAAACTCTGGCTGATTATGCCGCTCCGGGATCGGATCCTGACTATCTGACCGAGCACGTGCGCAGCGCGCTGGCCCGTTCTATCAGTGGTAAGTATGCCCAGGCAGACGATGTTCTGGCGGTGATGACTCTGGATCGCAAGATCGAGGAAGGGATTCAGCAATCGTTGCAGAAGACAGACAGCGGAATCGGTTATCTGGCCATGGAGCCAAGACAGGCTCAAGCGGTCCTGGATGCACTGGCTGAGCAGCTTCAACAGTTCAGTGGCGGGATGACTCCGGTGCTGCTTTGTTCGCCAACGATTCGTCCTCATGTCAAAAAAACGACTGAACGATACCTTCCCAGCCTGGTGGTGATCTCCCACAACGAGATTGCTTCGCATTTAAAAGTACGCTCTATCGGAATGGTGAAAATCAATGCAGGTTAGGGTTTTCGAATCAGAGGATATGGATTCGGCGTTGCGCATGATTAAGGAAGCGCTGGGACCGGATGCCTTGATTCTGTCATCACGGACAGTACGCAAGGGCGGCATGGGTTTGTTCGGAAAACCAATGCTCGAAGTGACCGCCGCTGTTGATGCGAATGCCGATGATGCTGCTACGCCGGAGGCTGATCAAGCCATACTCGATGTGCGTAGTGGCGATGGTGATGATCTGAACTATCAGGACTTGTGGGCGTCCAGAGAGATTGAAAAAAAACCAAAAAAGGTCACGCCACATCGTTTTGAAGAGGCGTTGCCCAATCCGTATCGGCACATCACCTCTTCGGCCTCTGCCGAGACCTCGCCCCGTTCTCTGGATGGGTTGCGCAATGAGGTCGGCGAGTTAAAAAATCTGGTCAGCTCACTGGTTAAAGACCTGCCTGAGCAACTGGATAAGCTTAGTCGTCAGAAACCCCAGCCTGTTATCGCTCCCGCAGTTCAGCGCTTTTCCACCATGTCAACGGCCGATCAGCAGATCCATGATGGTTTGACGCGTCTTGGAATCGAAGCGGAAGCCGCGTCCACGATTGCCCATTACGCATCGAGTCAGCTGACGACCAAACAGATTGCTGATCCGGCTGTTCTTAATGCGTTCTTTGCCAAAACCATTGCCGAACTGGTACAGACCACCGGCAGTATTTTGCCCCAGCCCGGCGAATCGAAACGGATTGCCCTGATTGGTCCGACCGGCGTCGGCAAGACCACCACCATTGCCAAGTTGGCGGCGTCCCATCTGCTCGCCGGTGGCAAGCGGGTGGCTCTGGTCACGATTGACACCTACCGCATTGCCGCTGTTGAGCAACTCAAGGTGTACGGCGAGATCATGAACCTGCCGGTTGAGGTGGTGATGAACGCTGATCAGTTGCATGAAGTGTTGGAGCGCCACAGCGATAAAGATCTGGTGTTGATCGATACGGCCGGACGCAGCCCAAAAGATTCGGTGAGCCTGCAGGAACTTGAAGAGTTTCTCCATGTTGATCCGAACATTGAGGCGCATCTGGTTATGTCGGCAACCACGCGCGAGCGCGACCTCTACGAGATTTATGGGCGGTTCAGTGCCCTGTCCCCGCAAAGCATGTTGTTGACCAAGCTCGACGAATGCAACAGCCTCGGGGTTTTGTTGAATATTCATTTGCGCAACAACTGTCCCATATCATATCTGGCCAACGGTCAGAAAGTTCCGGAAGACCTTGTTCAAGCTACCTCTGAGTTGGTTAGCTCAATGATTCTGGAAAGCAGTGAAGGATAAATCGATGGATGGACATCAAGAACACGCCGATCAGGCGGATACATTACGCTCGTTGAGTGACCGAATGGGAGAGGCACCCCAGATGAATGCCGGCAACAATAAGACGGCACGCGTTCTGTCGGTCACCAGTGGTAAGGGGGGCGTTGGTAAAACTGCAGTTGTCTCCAATGTTGCCGTTGCTCTGGGCCGAATGGGGAAGAGGGTTTTGATTATCGATGCCGACCTCGGTCTGGCCAATATCGATGTGGTCTTCGGTCTGGCCCCACGTTATAACCTTAACCATTTCTTTTCCGGCCAGCAGAGCCTGGAGTCGATCCTTGTTGATGGCCCCCCCGGGGTACAGATTCTTCCGGCCGGATCCGGGGTCCAGCAGTTTACCCGCCTCGAAGCCAGCCATAAGATGCGCTTTCTCGATGACCTGGAAAACTTGCCTGGCGATTACGATGTGGTATTGATTGATACCGAGGCCGGTATTTCCGAAAATGTCACTTATTTCAACCAGGCCGCGCAGGATATCTTGGTGGTGACCACGCCGGAGCCGACCGCGATCACCGATGCCTACGCGCTGATGAAATTGTTGTCGTCGCAGTATCACGAAAAGCGCTTCAACCTGATTGTCAACTCGGTGCGCCATTCGGATGAAGCGCTGGATGTGTATCGTAAACTGACCATGGTGTCCAATCGTTATCTGGATATCTCCATTGATTTCATGGGCGGCATTCCGTTCGACCGTAAAATGTACGAGTCGGTCCGACGCCAGAAAGTGATGGTGGAGATGTATCCGGGACACAAAGTCAGCGTGGCATTTGAAAAGCTGGCGACGACGCTGATTGCGGATCAGCACCGCAATGAACCTAAAGGGTCGTTGCAATTTTTCTGGAAACGATTGTTGTCATTGGGGAGTGGCACTTAGTGATGAGTTCGCCTTACGGCTATGGACCGTCTTCCGGTCAGGATAAAAACGAGCTGGTCAAGTCTCATATGTCGCTGGTGCATCTGGTGGTTGATCGCATGCGCGCTCAGGTGCCTGGGTTCGTGACCAAAGACGATATGACCAGTGCGGCGATGATGGGGTTGATGGATGCCGCCACCCGTTTTGATCCGTCGCGGGGGATCATGTTCAAAACCTTTGCCGAGCGGCGTATTCGTGGAGCCATCTACGATGAGATCCGCAAGATGGACTGGTTCTCCCGTTCATTGCGCGAAAAGCAGGGGCGGATCGGCAAGACCATTACCCAGATGGAGCATCGTCTCGGCCGCACTCCCGAAGAGGAAGAAGTCGCCGAAGCCATGGACATGACCCTGGATGAATACCGCCACATGCTTGGCCAGGTGTGTCATCTCGGTTGTGTCAGCCTCAACGAAACCTTGGACGACCGCGACGATGGCCGCAATTTTCTCGATCTGCTTACCGATGATTCACCGTCGGTACAGCAACGGATAGAGGAGAGTGAACTCGCTTCCGAACTGGCCGGGCAACTGGATAAACTCTCAGAAAAAGAGCGATTGGTCATTTCGTTGTATTACTATGAAGAACTGACGCAAAAGGAGATCGCTGAAGTTCTCGACCTGACCGAAGGGCGGATTTCCCAATTGCACAGTCAGGCGTTGGTTAAACTCAAAGTCAAACTGTCACGGCCGAGGTGATTACGGTGCAACAGACTCTCCATAACATCATTGATATGCTGTTTAACCTGCCCCACCTGCAATTGATCTTCGTCAGCTTTATGATGTTGGTGTTTGGCCTGGCAGTATGGCGTCTGCAACGGCGGGTCCATGATGAAACCCGTCGTCGTGAAGAAGCCGATCGCCAGTTGCTCAACGCCCTGCAACGTCTGACCCGGCTCGAAGATCAGATCGAACAAGGTGGCTCCGGCAAAGAACGCAATTTTGAACGCAGTCTCGATCATGCCGAGCTGAAAAACCGTTTGCAGACCCCTCCGGCAACATCGGGTAATCCACCGAATAAATACCGTCATGTTGCAGCGTTGGCTGAGCAGGGGATGGACGAAAAGCAGATAGCCGACGTGTTGCACATCTCCATTGCGGAAGCTTCGCAACTCATCTCCCTCTCACGCATTGCCTGCAGCGAATAATCCTGCCCGAACATGTCGTTTCCAAGGTCTTTCCCCTGGGTCTCTCTCCGACCAGCACGGGATCTATTTCGTCTGTGGCCTGAAGAAATTTATCTGATTGTTCCCTGGTTGCCACGCATAATTGCGACGGCTGATTTGGCTCCGTCGAGACGTTTGCGGCCTTGAGAATAAGAGTCGACACAATTTCGCCCCATATTCATCCGCTAAATTGATGCCTCCCCTAAAGTTTTCCTGCCAACAGGTCGACATGTCAGTTAACGATCAATCAACCAGGAGTAACTTATGAGTTCCGGGATTTACGCGACCCTCAGTGGTGCCGTTGCCAGAATGCAGACTGTCGATGTCGTGACCAACAACCTCTCCAATGCCAACACGCTCGGCTATAAAAAAGACCGAGTTCAATTCAGTGCGGTTTTGGACAGCGCCAAGCAGAACCAGCAGGCCGGTGGCGTGAACTATTCATACGTCGAAGTAGCTAAAACGGATTATTCGCAAGGCGTGTTGATCGATACCCGCAATGAGTATGATGTGGCCATTAACGGCAATGGCTTTTTCAAAGTTCGCAATCCTGATGACGGTGAGATCTATTTTACCCGCCTCGGAGCCCTTGATCGGGAACCGGACGGTACGTTGATCACCCGTACCGGCGAATTTGTGTTGAGCCCGGCCAATGAAACCATTGTGCTCCCTGAAGGGGACTTTGTCATTGATGAGCGTGGCCGTATTCTCGGCAACGAGGGTGTGGTGGATGAGCTGGCGTTGGTTGATCCGGATCCGGACTTGTTGATTAAACAAGGTAATGGCCGCTACAGCTATGATGGCGATATGCGGGTCGTTCCCAACAGTACCGACAGCCAGGTGATGCAGGGCCATCTTGAACAGTCCAATGTCAAGGCGATTGAGGAAACGACTTTGATGATGACCAGCCTGCGCGCCTTTGAAAATTATCAGAAAGCGATGAAAAACTATTTCACTCTCGAGAGCAAAGTGAACGAAATCGGCTCTCTTTAATTATCAGAGTTATTCAGTTTCACAATAAAGAGTTTATTCAGCAACAGGAGACAGGGGTATGATCAGAGCATTATGGACCGCCGCCACCGGCATGGATTCGCAACAGACGAATATTGATGTGATTGCCAACAACCTGGCCAACGTCAACACCAGCGGTTTCAAAAAAAGCCGTGCGGATTTTCAGGAGTTGCTCTATCAGGTCAGCAAAACTCCCGGCAGTTCCACCTCGGCCGATACCGTGTCGCCGACCGGTATTCAGGTTGGTCTTGGTTCGCGAACCGCTGCCGTGCAAAAAGTGTTTAGCACCGGCGATATGATGCAGACGGAAAATGAGCTGGATCTGGCCATTGAAGGTCGTGGTTTCTTTCAGGTCGAAATGCCTGACGGAACCACCGCTTATACCCGTTCCGGTGCGCTGAAAAAAGATGGCGACGGACGTCTGACCACCTCGGAAGGGTACCTGTTGACACCGCAGATTGTCATTCCTGAAAATACCACCAGCATCTCCATCGGTCAGGATGGTACCGTGGATGTTTTCCTCGATGGTGAGTCCACCTCCACGGAAATCGGTGTGATTGAGATGGCGATTTTCAGTAATGAATCGGGTTTGCGTAGTCTTGGTCGCAACCTGTTTGCTGAAACGCTCTCCTCGGGTGTTGCGAACACCGGAATCCCCGGCGAAAATGGTCTTGGGACATTATCGCAGGGCTATCTTGAAGGGTCCAACGTCAGCGTCATGGAAGAGATGGTTAATATGATCGCCGGTCAACGGGCTTATGAGGTCAATTCCAAGGCCATTCAGACTGCCGATGAAATGCTGCAAATGACCAATAATCTGATCTAAGGTTGCATGGTGCGGATTCTCTCGGACAAAAACAGATTTTTCTGGCTGCTCCTAGTCAGCATGGTGATTGGCTTGCTGTGGAGCTCCCTGGCGGTTGCCGGTGGAACCACAATTACCAATCAGGATATCCAGCGCACCATCAAGACTTATCTGAACAAGGCCCAACAGCGCATTAACCATGTTGATTACACGTTTGAGCCGTATTCCAAGGAGGATTCTTTTACTCTTCCGGCAGGTAAATTGCGAATAGATGTGTTGCCAGCCGTTAAAAAGATCATTGGCAGCCGCCATTTCACCGTGGTCTATCGGGTCGATGGGCGCACTGTCAAATCGGTCACGGTTCGCGGCAAGTTGCTCGTCAAGGCCGATGTGGTGGTGGCGCAACAGTCGCTTAAACGTGGGACGATTATTTCCGCCGAAGATGTCAGTTTGGTTCACCTGGATGTTTCGCGGATCCGTGAACCTATTTTTGACCTGAAAAATGTGGTGGGAAAACTCGTTGCCCGCAATGTACGTGCCGGTCAGCCGGTGGAGTTCAAGAGTGTGGAAACACCGCCACTGGTCCACAAAGGCAGCTTTGTCAAATTGGTCGCCCGCCGCAGCGGCATGATGTTGACGGCGATCGGCATTGCCCTGGAAGACGGCAGCAAGGGCGAAGTGATTCGGGTGCAAAACAACAGATCGAAAAAAGTGGTTATGGCTCAGGTCGTTGGGCCGGATCTGGTCGAAGTGGAGTTTTAACATGAAACAGATGTGGCAACGGATTCCATACCTTTTGATGCTTGTAGCGGGTGTTGTCGCCTGTGCACCGGTGCAACCGAGAGATGCTGAAATCTCCAAGCCGGTCACCATGGAAACTCCCGAGATTGAGGCACCGCAGCCCAAGACACCCGGCTCCTTGTGGACGACGGGTAACGGCAGTCTGTTTGTTGATAACCGGGCCAGTCGTGTCGGCGATATTCTCACCGTGGCCATCTACGAGCAGGCCGAAGCCAGCAAGCAAGCGACCACATCCACGGGCCGAACTACCTCCGCCAGTGCCGATATTACCAGCTTGTTTGGCCTGGAATCCAATCTCGCCAACTTGAACAGTAACATTGATCCGGCCAATCTGGTCAGTGCCGGATATACCAACGATTTTCAGGGTAGTGGCAGTACCACCCGGAAAGAAGATCTGGTCGCGACATTGACAACCCGAGTGGTTGAAGTGTTGCCGAACGGCACTCTGCGTATTTCCGGGAGTAAAAGTGTTACCGTCAACCATGAACGACAGTTGATTCACCTGTCCGGTATTGTCCGCCAGGAAGATATCACCCCGGAAAACCTTATTGACTCAAAGTATGTTCTTGATGCCAATATTGTCTATACCGGTAAAGGTGTGATTGACGATAAACAGAAGCCGGGTTGGTTGCTGCGGTTACTGGATACGGTAACACCATTTTAAGTGTGTTGCCTCGGGTTGATAGCCCGCAGGAGTTGAGAATGACAAAACGTGTTCACATCGTGATTATAGCTCTGGTCCTCTTCAGCCTGTCCTGCTCGACAGGGCTGGCCAGTCGCATTAAGGATCTGGCCGATATTGAAGGGGTGCGGACCAATCAACTGGTTGGTT
Coding sequences within it:
- the flgA gene encoding flagellar basal body P-ring formation chaperone FlgA yields the protein MVRILSDKNRFFWLLLVSMVIGLLWSSLAVAGGTTITNQDIQRTIKTYLNKAQQRINHVDYTFEPYSKEDSFTLPAGKLRIDVLPAVKKIIGSRHFTVVYRVDGRTVKSVTVRGKLLVKADVVVAQQSLKRGTIISAEDVSLVHLDVSRIREPIFDLKNVVGKLVARNVRAGQPVEFKSVETPPLVHKGSFVKLVARRSGMMLTAIGIALEDGSKGEVIRVQNNRSKKVVMAQVVGPDLVEVEF
- a CDS encoding flagellar basal body L-ring protein FlgH: MKQMWQRIPYLLMLVAGVVACAPVQPRDAEISKPVTMETPEIEAPQPKTPGSLWTTGNGSLFVDNRASRVGDILTVAIYEQAEASKQATTSTGRTTSASADITSLFGLESNLANLNSNIDPANLVSAGYTNDFQGSGSTTRKEDLVATLTTRVVEVLPNGTLRISGSKSVTVNHERQLIHLSGIVRQEDITPENLIDSKYVLDANIVYTGKGVIDDKQKPGWLLRLLDTVTPF